The Terriglobia bacterium genome includes the window TTCACCGTCGGGATTTCGAATCGAGAGCGCCGCCTTCAAGCAAGGCGCCTTCATTCCGCCGCGCTTCAGTTGCAGTGGTGAAAATGTTTCACCCCCGCTCAAGTGGACGGATCCTCCAGCGGGGGCGCGCAGCTTCGCGCTGATTGTCGATGATCCCGACGCGCCAGCCGGCACCTGGACACACTGGGTGGTTTTCAACCTTCCCGCGCAATCGCGGGCATTGGACGAAAACGCTCCAAAGCAGGACAAACTGTCGAACGGAGCTCTTCAGGGACTGAACAGCTTCGAAAGTGTGGGTTATGGCGGTCCGTGTCCGCCGCCCGGCAAAGCGCACCGCTACTTCTTCCGGCTCTACGCGCTGAATACCGTGCTCAGCGTGCAACCCCGAGCCGACAGGGAAGATGTCCTTTCCGCGCTGAAGGGACACACAGTGGGAGAAGCCCAATTAATGGGAGTCTTTAAGCGATAAAATTCCCGAATTCCGGGATTAGACAAGACTGGGCGCGAGGTCGGGTGGCGAGGTCCTGTTGCCTTGTTTTTGTAAGGAACCGCCATGCGCCAGGCTTCAGGCGTTGAGATCTCCCGGTACGTCGAAGACCGATATGACCCTCGAGGTATTGAGGGGTTACACAAGATTTAGGGACATTAGCACTGGACAAGCGCAACATTTTGTGTTCCAATAGCGAACGGGGAGGAAAAGCTGTGAGCGATTTCAACTTGGAGCAGTGGACAAAGCTCCACCACTCGATTCCACCCGGAATCAAATTTTTGGAGCACACCTTTACCGGGCCGGCATCATTTCGACTCCGATTGTCGCCCGTATCGCCTGGGATCTATGCGGTCCTGGCGCCGAACCGCTCGGGCGAGGCAGAGTACGAAGTCATCTATTTTGGGGACTGCGATGACTTCTCCCGCCAGGTGGCCAGAACTCACGAGCATTTTCGGGATTGGCTCGAGGAAGCAGGCGGGCTGGAAAACCTCTACGTGGCCTACTACGCGACGCCGTTCCTTTCTGAGGCCCAGCGTCGCGCCATGAAGAATTCCCTGGTTGAGCATTACCACCCCGTTTGTAATGAAAAGGCCGGGAAACATTTTTCCTTTGGCGCTTTGCTCGGCATTGGCCGTTGAGACGGCTACGAGCAGATAGCCATAGTTCTCTTGTCTGCGGGTATAGGTTCAACTTACAGCACGATGGCCCTCGGGGATGAGAGTGGCCTGAGGGGCGAGTGGCGCCTTCAGGGATTAGTGTACGCCCCGAAAGAATACCTA containing:
- a CDS encoding YbhB/YbcL family Raf kinase inhibitor-like protein, with translation MPLFHGSLAAQVARNLPRATRRIRKCAPGPTGAFLLALLMVTAASCGNSSLQSAQRPDPSPSGFRIESAAFKQGAFIPPRFSCSGENVSPPLKWTDPPAGARSFALIVDDPDAPAGTWTHWVVFNLPAQSRALDENAPKQDKLSNGALQGLNSFESVGYGGPCPPPGKAHRYFFRLYALNTVLSVQPRADREDVLSALKGHTVGEAQLMGVFKR